In the Pseudomonas sp. ADAK2 genome, one interval contains:
- a CDS encoding type III effector HrpK domain-containing protein, which yields MRISNTPLPATGSPSLGGDKPLRPTAENARPSALATPGGGVQFGQQAGSQTLASPAKDAQSPNLLGLVMKRLLGGDERTTAARPLTEVTPATRTANTTASAANPAATTSPEAQLLDDSKYSSPKELERWAPLVADLPPEQREQAAKELNRPIAAALMATEKGPDAAKAMKFINDNPALKTAVDTGKHGGKADGKITDGDLKAFAKKMQGAADNADKDLANYQKDHPNADPQSLQMVRSASLLQANGPLANAASPKHAAGAEGETKVDQYMDAEGLKALQDNNPGLAGPLKQASKTWSQPGLLNMLDQGGLKGRDLATHGPDKKFDAANISNWIKNQAPTNGGEFAGMLSDAATLNAVAGTDISKLGKEVFEQPENYTGAQKAAVMVKLQQTQQSVVAGSDLRKTGKTEEALAQKIGQLQDDPDVQAYMNQAIPSQERALVASDPSLEKAVKGQLQNVVSGQALRNDMNSADKSAKKDTNPDYSTALGGLSAQLQMQQDLLGPEANLPTAAQVVGNQPDVQGKLQQSYVNNFSEGGSLKQLLGQKKADAGQSLNTSDAQKAAYDAVLPQSFVQGQQASYVDATVGQLQQSKKGRELLENAGDGAGRSGSVSDAVAPKNKAQQVKDAYDNTKQGLSSAKDGVDAVRKLAGREASAGLGRMAGSIGGRIAGAVAGEAAGLAAASAIGAAAGPVGWVIDAAMSIGFGIAAIVEAVKKHTAQKHFDHNVDPTLEQFGIPKAH from the coding sequence ATGCGCATTTCCAACACACCGTTACCCGCCACCGGCTCTCCATCGTTGGGTGGCGACAAGCCGTTGCGGCCCACGGCGGAGAATGCCAGGCCCAGCGCCTTGGCCACTCCGGGGGGCGGTGTGCAGTTCGGGCAACAGGCCGGGTCCCAGACGCTGGCCAGCCCGGCCAAGGATGCTCAGTCACCGAACCTGTTGGGGTTGGTGATGAAGCGTTTGCTCGGCGGCGATGAGCGCACCACAGCCGCGCGGCCGCTTACCGAAGTTACGCCCGCGACCCGTACCGCTAACACCACGGCGTCGGCGGCCAATCCTGCGGCGACGACCAGTCCCGAAGCCCAATTGCTCGACGACTCGAAATATTCCTCACCCAAGGAGCTTGAACGCTGGGCGCCGCTGGTGGCGGACCTGCCGCCGGAACAGCGCGAGCAAGCGGCCAAGGAGCTTAACCGACCGATCGCTGCCGCCCTGATGGCTACGGAAAAAGGGCCGGACGCGGCCAAGGCGATGAAGTTCATCAATGACAATCCGGCGCTGAAGACTGCGGTCGATACCGGCAAGCACGGTGGCAAGGCCGACGGCAAAATCACCGACGGTGACCTCAAGGCGTTTGCCAAGAAGATGCAAGGCGCGGCGGATAACGCCGACAAGGACTTGGCGAATTATCAGAAAGACCATCCCAATGCGGATCCTCAGTCGTTGCAGATGGTCCGCTCGGCCTCGTTGCTGCAAGCCAACGGTCCACTGGCAAACGCTGCCAGTCCCAAGCACGCGGCCGGCGCGGAGGGCGAGACCAAAGTCGACCAGTACATGGACGCCGAGGGCTTGAAGGCGTTGCAGGACAACAACCCCGGGCTCGCCGGGCCGCTCAAGCAAGCGTCGAAAACCTGGTCGCAGCCCGGCCTGCTGAACATGCTCGATCAGGGCGGCCTCAAAGGCCGAGACCTGGCCACCCATGGCCCGGACAAGAAATTCGACGCGGCGAACATCAGCAACTGGATCAAGAACCAGGCACCCACCAACGGTGGCGAGTTCGCCGGGATGCTCAGCGACGCCGCGACCCTGAATGCCGTCGCAGGTACGGACATCAGCAAGCTGGGGAAAGAGGTGTTCGAGCAACCGGAGAATTACACCGGCGCCCAGAAAGCCGCGGTGATGGTCAAGTTGCAACAAACCCAGCAGAGCGTGGTGGCCGGTTCCGATCTGCGCAAGACCGGCAAGACTGAAGAGGCCCTGGCACAAAAGATCGGCCAGTTGCAGGACGACCCCGATGTGCAGGCCTACATGAACCAGGCCATTCCCAGTCAGGAACGAGCGCTGGTGGCCAGCGACCCGTCCCTGGAAAAAGCGGTGAAGGGCCAGTTGCAAAATGTGGTGAGTGGCCAGGCCCTGCGCAACGACATGAACAGCGCCGACAAGTCCGCAAAAAAAGACACCAACCCCGACTACAGCACGGCCTTGGGCGGGTTATCGGCGCAACTGCAAATGCAGCAGGACTTGCTCGGTCCCGAGGCCAATCTGCCGACGGCTGCACAGGTGGTCGGTAACCAGCCGGACGTCCAGGGCAAGCTGCAACAGTCCTACGTCAACAATTTCAGTGAAGGCGGGTCGCTCAAGCAGTTACTGGGGCAGAAAAAAGCCGACGCCGGCCAATCCCTGAACACCAGCGATGCACAGAAAGCCGCCTATGACGCGGTGCTGCCGCAGAGCTTCGTCCAGGGTCAGCAGGCCAGTTATGTGGACGCCACCGTCGGCCAGTTGCAGCAGTCGAAAAAAGGTCGCGAGCTGCTGGAAAACGCCGGTGACGGAGCAGGGCGGTCCGGTTCGGTCTCCGATGCCGTGGCCCCGAAAAACAAGGCCCAGCAAGTCAAGGATGCCTACGACAACACCAAGCAGGGCCTCTCGTCGGCCAAGGATGGCGTCGATGCGGTGCGCAAGCTGGCCGGTCGTGAAGCATCGGCCGGGCTCGGTCGCATGGCCGGCTCCATCGGTGGAAGGATCGCCGGGGCCGTGGCGGGCGAGGCCGCCGGGCTGGCGGCGGCATCGGCCATCGGCGCGGCGGCCGGTCCCGTGGGCTGGGTGATTGACGCGGCCATGAGTATTGGTTTCGGCATCGCCGCGATTGTCGAGGCCGTGAAGAAACACACCGCGCAAAAGCATTTCGACCACAACGTCGACCCGACCCTGGAGCAGTTTGGTATTCCCAAAGCGCACTGA
- a CDS encoding RNA polymerase sigma factor, with translation MLSSNSMTCPAPVSGLRQLNTEQVHKLRIFIKKRVMNLDDVEDILQGTFLEALRNEHKFRYDSQPQTWLCGIALNLIRNHFRKLYKQPFQESWEDREEQEFSDGCDIGAQVDDHRQLARVVRAIGTLPMTMQQVLRVSLEMDGNYQDTASSLGVPIGTVRSRLSRAREQLKRSVPCVF, from the coding sequence ATGCTTTCCAGCAATTCGATGACCTGTCCAGCACCTGTTTCCGGCCTCCGCCAGCTCAATACCGAGCAGGTGCACAAGCTAAGAATCTTCATCAAGAAACGAGTGATGAACCTCGACGATGTGGAGGACATCCTTCAGGGTACATTCCTCGAAGCACTGCGCAACGAGCATAAATTTCGCTACGACTCCCAGCCGCAAACCTGGTTGTGCGGCATCGCCCTGAACCTGATCCGAAACCACTTTCGCAAGCTGTACAAACAGCCTTTTCAGGAAAGCTGGGAGGACCGCGAAGAGCAGGAATTCAGCGACGGTTGCGACATCGGCGCCCAGGTGGATGATCACCGGCAGTTGGCGCGGGTGGTCCGGGCCATCGGAACCTTGCCGATGACCATGCAACAAGTGCTGCGGGTCAGCCTCGAAATGGACGGCAACTATCAGGACACCGCCTCAAGCCTGGGCGTGCCCATCGGTACCGTGCGCTCGCGTTTGTCCCGGGCGCGGGAGCAACTGAAGCGCAGCGTGCCCTGTGTTTTTTGA